The sequence AGAATTATTGTTTGACTTAGCTCAACAAGCACATTTCAATCAAATCCAGTGCGATCGCACTAATGATGTGATATTGGAAGCCCCAATGAGCTTTACAAGTGCAGATATGTCTTTAAAGTTCATGCAAGATAGCTGGAAGCATTGGTCGGAAGCTGGGTTGGCAAATTTCTCTCCAGACTTAGCACCAATTCTTCGCAGACCAGAACAGTTACAGCAAATGGTAAGTCCTGCTGTCTACAAAAACTTTGTAAATTTGATGAACGGCAAATACACTTTACGAGATTTAGCCGTCAAAATGAAGCAAAATCCTTTACCTATAGCTCGTTCTTTATTGCCTTACGTGCTTAAAGGGATAATCGAACTCATCAAAGTTCCCGATCTGCCTTTCAAAATAGGTGATGGTCAAAATATATCGAATATAGAACCCGAACCGGAAGCGCCGTCCGGTCCTTTGATAGCTTGCGTAGATGATAGTCCGCAAGTTTGCCAAATGCTCGAGCAAATTCTTGTTCCTCAAGGACTTAGATTTATTAAAATTCAAGACCCCGTTCAGGCTCTACCAATTTTGATTGAGAACAAGCCTGATTTGATTTTCTTGGATTTAGTGATGCCAGTTGCTAGTGGCTATGAAATTTGCGCTCAATTGCGTCGGATTTCAGTATTTGCTAACACACCAGTAATTATACTTACCGGTAGTGATGGTCTATTTGATAGAGTTCGTGCCAAAGTCGTAGGCTCTACAGACTTTATTACTAAACCTGTTGTTGCTGACAAAGTAATGGGAGTTATACGAAAGTAT comes from Rivularia sp. PCC 7116 and encodes:
- a CDS encoding response regulator; translated protein: MSHPEMMVSSELLDEFRTCTQIQYSGKLNIKSSKGHKWIFYYRLGRIVWATGGTHPFRRWRRHMTQHCPEIDIDKMQFDSKELSTSNDYWDYKLLEVLHENQKIKREHINSVVERTIAELLFDLAQQAHFNQIQCDRTNDVILEAPMSFTSADMSLKFMQDSWKHWSEAGLANFSPDLAPILRRPEQLQQMVSPAVYKNFVNLMNGKYTLRDLAVKMKQNPLPIARSLLPYVLKGIIELIKVPDLPFKIGDGQNISNIEPEPEAPSGPLIACVDDSPQVCQMLEQILVPQGLRFIKIQDPVQALPILIENKPDLIFLDLVMPVASGYEICAQLRRISVFANTPVIILTGSDGLFDRVRAKVVGSTDFITKPVVADKVMGVIRKYIQTPSQNKNNSNTQTLSFGHS